In Labrus mixtus chromosome 11, fLabMix1.1, whole genome shotgun sequence, a single window of DNA contains:
- the LOC132983225 gene encoding gonadotropin-releasing hormone II receptor-like, with product MSGNWSIVRLSSEVPSLSTVAPPPPNISQFPPLPNWEAPSFTRAAQFRVGATFILFLFAACSNLALLVSLWCGRGRRLASHLRPLMLSLASADLMMTFVVMPLDAVWNMTVQWYGGDVLCKLLCFMKLFAMHAAAFILVVISLDRQHAILHPLDALSAHRRNRRMLLLAWSLSLLLASPQLFIFRAIRLEGVEFTQCATHGSFRRRWQETVFNMFHFTTLYVVPLLVMSCCYSRILLHIHLQHLRNRAGESYLRRSGTDIIPKARMKTLKMTVVIVLSFVLCWTPYYLLGIWYWFHPNMLQVTPEYVHHALFLFGNLNTCCDPVIYGFYTPSFRADLAACCRRRMETSPRSLDRLSARPHSGGSEPPTNQHPAAD from the exons ATGTCAGGTAACTGGTCCATCGTGAGGCTGTCTTCAGAAGTTCCATCTCTCAGCACtgtagctccgccccctcccAACATCTCCCAGTTCCCCCCTCTCCCTAACTGGGAGGCTCCCAGCTTCACTCGGGCTGCTCAGTTCCGTGTTGGAGCTACCTTCATCCTTTTCCTGTTCGCCGCCTGCAGCAACCTCGCCCTATTGGTCAGTTTGTGGTGTGGGCGGGGTCGGCGGCTGGCGTCTCACCTTCGTCCCCTGATGTTGAGCTTGGCGTCGGCCGACCTGATGATGACGTTCGTGGTGATGCCCCTGGACGCAGTGTGGAACATGACCGTGCAGTGGTATGGAGGAGACGTGCTCTGTAAGCTGCTCTGCTTCATGAAGCTTTTCGCCATGCACGCAGCCGCCTTCATCCTGGTTGTCATCAGCCTCGACCGCCAGCACGCCATCCTGCATCCCCTGGACGCTCTGAGCGCGCACCGAAGGAACCGACGTATGCTACTGCTCGCTTGGAGCCTCAGCCTGCTGCTTGCTTCACCACAG CTGTTCATATTTCGGGCGATCCGATTGGAGGGTGTCGAGTTCACTCAGTGTGCGACTCACGGCAGCTTTAGACGCCGCTGGCAAGAAACCGTGTTCAATATGTTCCACTTCACCACGCTGTACGTCGTCCCCCTGCTGGTGATGAGCTGCTGTTACAGCCGCATCCTGCTGCACATCCACCTGCAGCACCTGAGGAACAGAG CAGGTGAGTCGTACCTGCGGCGAAGTGGCACTGACATCATCCCAAAGGCTCGGATGAAGACGCTGAAGATGACCGTGGTCATCGTGCTGTCCTTTGTGCTTTGCTGGACGCCGTACTACCTCCTGGGGATCTGGTACTGGTTCCATCCCAACatgctgcaggtcacacctgagTATGTCCACCACGCCCTCTTCCTGTTTGGTAACCTGAACACCTGCTGTGATCCCGTCATCTACGGCTTCTACACGCCGTCCTTCAGAGCCGACCTCGCTGCCTGCTGCCGCCGCAGGATGGAAACATCGCCGCGCTCTCTGGACCGCCTGTCTGCCAGGCCTCACAGCGGGGGGTCAGAGCCCCCAACCAACCAGCACCCTGCAGCGGACTGA